A single genomic interval of Armigeres subalbatus isolate Guangzhou_Male chromosome 1, GZ_Asu_2, whole genome shotgun sequence harbors:
- the LOC134213970 gene encoding RNA-binding protein NOB1 — translation MSKFTHLVVDTTAFIKNAQLQDVAESCYTVQGVVDEIKNDRQLKRLIVLPYSLQVREPDPEVLAKVTGMAKKTGDFATLSLVDLKVLALTYQLEQEHVGTEHLREEPKQTRTISSTQRPQELVGTGKVLGFYDGKKSEGRQRGETESENVSTESVERSDDNAVIKDEDFKSKFAELSIEEAKELEEDILDMIEQQEVEDEGVDDGCDEEESDEEEGEQEVSEDDDDDDGWITPSNIKEVKRDYGTDLLEESVSPVACMTTDFAMQNVLKQIGLHIAALDGRVIKHARTYILRCYACFKTTSDSSKRFCPNCGNNTLKKVAVSLDADGQQVIHINTRRPLTARHKNRPVAKFDGGKHATNPLLFEDQPLPQQRISAKAKAKTNALGDDYTAGYSPFVMRDVDSRSAVLRGKSNLKQWMKNHEYDNHRRGYKK, via the exons ATGTCCAAATTTACGCATTTAGTAGTCGACACGACGGCTTTCATCAAAAATGCCCAACTTCAG GACGTCGCCGAAAGCTGCTACACCGTGCAGGGTGTTGTGGACGAAATTAAAAATGATCGGCAGCTAAAGCGGCTGATAGTGCTGCCCTACAGCTTACAGGTGCGGGAACCAGACCCGGAAGTATTGGCCAAGGTAACTGGTATGGCAAAAAAGACGGGAGATTTCGCTACGCTTTCGTTGGTGGATTTGAAGGTGCTGGCTTTGACGTATCAGCTGGAGCAGGAGCATGTAGGAACGGAACATCTGCGGGAGGAACCTAAACAGACTAGAACGATATCGTCAACGCAGAGGCCGCAGGAGCTAGTAGGAACAGGAAAAGTGCTGGGATTTTACGATGGTAAAAAGAGTGAAGGCAGACAACGGGGCGAAACGGAATCTGAGAATGTTTCAACAGAATCAGTTGAAAGGAGTGATGATAACGCCGTAATAAAAGATGAGGATTTTAAGAGTAAATTCGCTGAGTTAAGCATAGAAGAAGCAAAAGAGTTGGAGGAAGACATTTTAGATATGATCGAACAACAAGAGGTTGAAGACGAGGGTGTAGATGATGGATGTGATGAGGAGGAATCGGATGAAGAAGAAGGTGAACAAGAGGTGAGCGAagacgatgacgatgatgatgggtGGATAACTCCATCAAACATTAAAGAAGTAAAGCGCGACTATGGTACAGATTTGTTGGAAGAGAGTGTCTCTCCTGTCGCTTGTATGACAACCGATTTTGCAATGCAGAACGTCCTGAAGCAGATAGGGTTACACATAGCTGCGCTGGACGGTCGCGTCATCAAACATGCCCGAACATACATTCTGCGGTGCTACGCGTGTTTCAAAACCACTTCTGATTCCTCGAAGCGGTTCTGCCCCAACTGTGGCAATAACACACTGAAGAAAGTAGCCGTCAGCTTAGATGCGGATGGTCAGCAGGTGATTCACATTAATACGCGCCGGCCATTAACGGCTCGACATAAGAACCGACCGGTAGCAAAGTTTGATGGAGGTAAACACGCCACCAATCCGTTGCTCTTCGAGGATCAACCGCTCCCACAGCAGAGAATATCGGCCAAGGCGAAGGCAAAGACCAACGCCCTCGGAGATGACTACACGGCCGGTTACTCGCCGTTTGTGATGAGGGATGTCGATTCGCGGTCGGCGGTCTTGCGTGGAAAATCCAACCTGAAGCAATGGATGAAGAACCACGAGTATGATAACCACCGAAGGGGTTATAAAAAGTGA